Proteins from a genomic interval of Nocardioides jishulii:
- a CDS encoding CpaF family protein produces the protein MSNLSERLAARRQAEAAAAAAGAPAAPAAPAAPIPGGTDPGTMTLPPLPPVAPKAAAPAAPAAKASSSPLQDRRAPAAGGTDAGGKRALPAKGADRIEEIKASVHAELLRQLGPQLYDSNLEQSELDQKVRAALADVLSKQDRPISASERQQVTSEITDDILGYGPIEPYLRDPDVSEVMVNGAHNIWLERKGRLVAADAVFADEAHLRRTIDKIVSRVGRRVDESSPMVDARLPDGSRVNAVVPPLAIDGSCLTIRKFAADPLTADDLVRFGSFTEKTKAFLDACVRGRLNIIVSGSTGAGKTTTLNVLSSFIPADERIVTIEDAAELQLKQEHVVRLESRPSNIEGKGAVTIRDLVKNSLRMRPDRIIVGEVRDASALDMLQAMNTGHDGSICSLHSNGPRDTLSRMETMVLMAGMDLPIKAIREQVASAVDLIVHQARFKDGSRHITHVTEVERMEGDIITLQDVFVYDHSAGFDSEGRTLGGLKSTGLRPKFLEKMSYNNVTVDPRIFTAGGF, from the coding sequence ATGAGCAACCTCTCCGAGCGTCTTGCCGCACGCCGCCAGGCCGAGGCGGCCGCGGCCGCGGCCGGGGCTCCCGCAGCCCCCGCAGCGCCGGCGGCCCCGATCCCCGGGGGCACCGATCCCGGCACCATGACGTTGCCCCCGCTCCCCCCCGTCGCCCCCAAGGCAGCTGCCCCGGCCGCGCCGGCGGCCAAGGCATCGTCGTCACCGCTGCAGGACCGGCGTGCCCCGGCCGCCGGTGGCACCGATGCCGGCGGCAAGCGGGCCCTGCCCGCGAAGGGCGCGGACCGCATCGAGGAGATCAAGGCATCGGTGCACGCCGAGCTGCTGCGCCAGCTCGGCCCCCAGCTCTACGACTCCAACCTGGAGCAGAGCGAGCTGGACCAGAAGGTGCGTGCCGCCCTGGCGGACGTGCTCTCCAAGCAGGACCGCCCGATCAGTGCGAGCGAGCGCCAGCAGGTCACCAGCGAGATCACTGACGACATCCTGGGGTACGGCCCGATCGAGCCCTACCTGCGCGACCCCGACGTCTCCGAGGTCATGGTCAACGGAGCGCACAACATCTGGCTGGAGCGCAAGGGCCGCCTCGTCGCGGCTGACGCGGTCTTCGCGGACGAGGCCCACCTGCGGCGCACGATCGACAAGATCGTCTCGCGCGTCGGCCGCCGCGTCGACGAGTCGAGCCCCATGGTGGACGCCCGTCTCCCCGACGGTTCCCGTGTCAACGCGGTGGTCCCGCCCCTGGCGATCGACGGCTCCTGCCTCACGATCCGTAAGTTCGCGGCAGACCCGCTCACCGCCGATGACCTCGTCCGGTTCGGTTCGTTCACGGAGAAGACCAAGGCCTTCCTCGACGCCTGCGTGCGTGGTCGCCTCAACATCATCGTCTCCGGTTCCACCGGTGCGGGAAAGACGACCACCCTCAACGTGCTCTCGTCCTTCATCCCCGCCGACGAGCGCATCGTCACCATCGAGGACGCCGCCGAGCTCCAGCTCAAGCAGGAGCACGTCGTACGCCTCGAGTCCCGCCCCTCCAACATCGAGGGCAAGGGCGCGGTGACCATCCGCGACCTGGTGAAGAACTCCCTGCGTATGCGCCCCGACCGCATCATCGTCGGTGAGGTCCGAGACGCCAGCGCGCTCGACATGCTGCAGGCGATGAACACCGGTCACGACGGCTCCATCTGTTCCCTGCACTCCAACGGTCCGCGAGACACACTGTCCCGCATGGAGACGATGGTGCTGATGGCCGGCATGGACCTGCCGATCAAGGCCATCCGCGAGCAGGTCGCCTCCGCGGTCGACCTGATCGTCCACCAGGCCCGTTTCAAGGACGGGTCGCGCCACATCACCCACGTCACCGAGGTGGAGCGGATGGAGGGCGACATCATCACCCTCCAGGACGTGTTCGTCTACGACCACTCCGCCGGTTTCGACTCCGAGGGCAGGACGCTGGGTGGGCTCAAGTCCACCGGCCTGCGCCCCAAGTTCCTCGAGAAGATGTCGTACAACAACGTCACCGTCGACCCGCGGATCTTCACTGCAGGAGGCTTCTGA
- a CDS encoding AAA family ATPase — MPILLGADPQTAAHVLTVLPQGSQVVDSAERLFGWLNGHPDEYAVLIGPSVGLPDAMALAERMRTTMPTTTVVLLRQAVDTATLTQAMHAGVREVVAAQDLAQVGQAIQRAHGLAVALRGNQAGGRGHEGGRVVTIFSPKGGVGKTTMSVNLGIALMRGGENKVCVVDLDLAFGDIAITLQLFPTHSIEHAIGGETYMDEQFIQQLMTPHESGLMILAAPSAPDARERVSGVLIARLLQTLREQYDYIVLDTAPAFDEQTLTALDETDECIIVATLDVPTLKNVKVALETLDVLGVAEGHRHLLLNRADEQVGIGADKVEGILGMNVAVQVATSLDIAKATNAGRPLMLSSPSHPSSQALRSLADRLMGIDSEFSATPPAPRTSSASATAPAASDKREDNPKRFRISRR, encoded by the coding sequence ATGCCCATCCTTCTCGGAGCTGACCCGCAGACCGCCGCCCACGTCCTGACCGTCCTTCCTCAGGGGAGCCAGGTCGTGGACTCCGCCGAGCGTCTCTTCGGCTGGCTCAACGGCCACCCCGACGAGTACGCGGTGCTGATCGGCCCCAGCGTCGGGCTGCCCGACGCCATGGCCTTGGCGGAGCGCATGCGCACGACGATGCCGACCACGACCGTGGTGCTCCTGCGCCAGGCGGTCGACACCGCAACGCTGACGCAGGCCATGCACGCCGGTGTCCGCGAGGTCGTCGCTGCCCAAGACCTGGCCCAGGTGGGACAGGCCATCCAGCGGGCCCACGGGCTGGCGGTCGCGCTGCGCGGCAACCAGGCGGGCGGGCGTGGGCACGAGGGTGGACGGGTCGTCACGATCTTCTCCCCGAAGGGTGGGGTCGGCAAGACGACCATGTCGGTCAACCTGGGCATCGCCCTGATGCGCGGTGGCGAGAACAAGGTCTGCGTCGTCGACCTCGACCTCGCCTTCGGTGACATCGCGATCACGCTGCAGCTCTTCCCGACGCACTCGATCGAGCACGCGATCGGTGGCGAGACCTACATGGACGAACAGTTCATCCAGCAGCTCATGACGCCGCACGAGAGTGGGCTCATGATCCTCGCGGCGCCCAGCGCCCCGGATGCGCGTGAGCGGGTCAGCGGCGTCCTGATCGCACGCCTGCTCCAGACGCTGCGCGAGCAGTACGACTACATCGTGCTGGACACGGCCCCGGCGTTCGACGAGCAGACGCTGACCGCCCTCGACGAGACCGACGAGTGCATCATCGTGGCCACCCTCGACGTCCCGACGCTGAAGAACGTCAAGGTCGCCCTCGAGACGCTGGACGTGCTCGGCGTCGCCGAAGGGCACCGCCACCTGCTGCTCAACCGTGCCGACGAGCAGGTCGGCATCGGTGCGGACAAGGTCGAGGGCATCCTCGGCATGAACGTCGCCGTCCAGGTGGCCACGTCTCTCGACATCGCCAAGGCGACCAACGCGGGACGGCCCCTGATGCTGTCCTCGCCCTCGCACCCGTCGTCCCAGGCCCTCCGGTCGCTGGCCGACAGGTTGATGGGCATCGACAGCGAGTTCTCCGCGACTCCCCCGGCCCCGAGGACGAGCTCCGCATCCGCCACCGCCCCGGCCGCCTCCGACAAGCGCGAGGACAACCCGAAGCGCTTCCGCATCAGCAGGAGATGA
- the cpaB gene encoding Flp pilus assembly protein CpaB: MDRRKLLLVVAVVVAAIGAAFVFVYVQGADKRAASQYETVEVLTAVQPILTGESISEAAEAGKLQRSRIPRNVLLPTAVSTVDSLKGLAANTNIYAGEQIVPEKFGGVAEASRLPIPKGTVAVSVELSDTARVAGFVEAGSEVAVWVTADAIFEDPNVDPIPFTRLLLPKVTVLAAGSTTLVAQTSTEADGTATTEQLPRTLLTLAVDQDQAERIKYAAANGELSFGLLSEDSKVQRSNGVTAKNLFN, translated from the coding sequence ATGGATCGACGCAAGCTCCTCCTCGTCGTGGCTGTCGTGGTGGCGGCGATCGGCGCGGCCTTCGTCTTCGTCTACGTGCAGGGGGCCGACAAGCGCGCGGCCAGCCAGTACGAGACGGTCGAGGTACTGACCGCCGTCCAGCCGATCCTGACCGGCGAGAGCATCAGCGAGGCGGCCGAGGCCGGCAAGCTCCAGCGCTCGCGCATCCCGCGCAACGTGCTGCTGCCCACCGCGGTCTCCACGGTGGACTCGCTCAAGGGACTCGCCGCCAACACGAACATCTACGCCGGCGAGCAGATCGTGCCGGAGAAGTTCGGTGGCGTCGCGGAGGCCTCGCGCCTGCCGATCCCCAAGGGTACGGTCGCCGTCTCCGTCGAGCTGAGCGACACCGCCCGCGTCGCCGGCTTCGTCGAGGCGGGATCCGAGGTCGCCGTGTGGGTCACGGCCGACGCCATCTTCGAGGACCCGAACGTCGATCCCATCCCGTTCACCCGCCTGCTGCTGCCCAAGGTGACGGTCCTGGCTGCCGGTTCCACCACCTTGGTGGCCCAGACCTCCACGGAGGCCGACGGCACCGCGACCACCGAGCAGCTGCCCCGCACGCTGCTGACCCTGGCCGTCGACCAGGACCAGGCCGAGCGCATCAAGTACGCCGCCGCCAACGGTGAGCTCTCCTTCGGCCTGCTGTCCGAGGACAGCAAGGTCCAGCGGAGCAACGGTGTGACCGCCAAGAACCTCTTCAACTGA